One window of Agarivorans sp. Alg241-V36 genomic DNA carries:
- a CDS encoding HNH endonuclease, giving the protein MRAIRKWFQQHPESMHTLVMLYGPDQEPISYTQACDLPEVTSKVSDFYRSQAWLELRYKALNQYGNSCACCGRGLENGATLHVDHIKPRSRYPELELKLDNLQVLCDQCNIGKSNKSEKQWR; this is encoded by the coding sequence ATGCGAGCTATTCGCAAGTGGTTTCAACAGCATCCAGAAAGTATGCATACATTGGTCATGTTATATGGACCAGACCAAGAGCCCATTAGTTATACTCAAGCCTGCGATTTACCAGAAGTTACAAGCAAGGTGAGTGATTTTTATCGGAGTCAAGCTTGGTTAGAGCTTCGTTACAAAGCCTTAAATCAATATGGAAACAGCTGCGCGTGTTGCGGTAGGGGTCTTGAAAATGGCGCGACTTTACATGTGGATCATATAAAACCCCGCTCGCGTTATCCCGAGCTTGAATTGAAATTAGATAACCTACAAGTGCTGTGTGACCAGTGCAATATAGGTAAATCTAATAAATCTGAGAAGCAGTGGCGCTAA
- the tcdA gene encoding tRNA cyclic N6-threonylcarbamoyladenosine(37) synthase TcdA has protein sequence MSQFEQRFGGIARLYGRSALNTFQQSHVCVIGIGGVGSWAAEALARSGIGKITLIDLDDICTTNTNRQIHATTSTVGQSKTEVMRQRILQINPECECLEIEDFVTKDNLSEYITKDFDYVIDAIDSVKAKSALIAYCKRNKIKLITVGGAGGQIDPTQIQITDLAKTIQDPLAAKVRNELRRFYNFSKNPKRKFGVDCVYSTEQLIYPSSDGETCMAKPDAGGSMRMDCSSGFGAVTHLTASFAFAAVSRVLKKLAAKSP, from the coding sequence ATGTCTCAATTTGAACAACGCTTTGGCGGCATTGCACGCCTTTATGGTCGCTCGGCACTCAATACTTTCCAACAATCTCATGTTTGTGTCATCGGCATTGGCGGTGTTGGTTCGTGGGCGGCTGAAGCCTTGGCTAGAAGTGGCATTGGTAAGATTACACTGATTGATCTGGATGACATTTGTACCACCAATACCAATCGCCAGATCCACGCCACCACCAGCACCGTGGGTCAGTCAAAAACCGAGGTAATGCGCCAGCGGATTTTACAAATAAACCCAGAGTGCGAATGCCTAGAAATTGAAGACTTTGTTACCAAAGATAACCTTAGTGAATACATCACCAAAGACTTTGACTACGTGATTGATGCCATTGATAGCGTAAAAGCTAAATCAGCCTTAATTGCTTACTGTAAACGCAACAAAATCAAACTCATTACGGTAGGTGGCGCCGGTGGTCAAATTGATCCAACCCAAATTCAGATCACCGATTTAGCCAAAACCATTCAAGACCCTCTGGCAGCCAAAGTCCGCAACGAGCTGCGTAGGTTCTACAACTTCAGTAAAAACCCAAAACGCAAGTTTGGCGTAGATTGCGTATATTCTACCGAGCAGCTTATCTACCCAAGTAGTGATGGCGAAACCTGTATGGCGAAGCCCGATGCAGGCGGCAGCATGCGCATGGATTGCAGCAGCGGTTTTGGCGCAGTGACTCACCTAACCGCAAGCTTTGCTTTTGCGGCAGTATCACGCGTGCTTAAGAAGTTAGCTGCAAAAAGCCCGTAA
- a CDS encoding efflux RND transporter periplasmic adaptor subunit, whose amino-acid sequence MKKWMAIMLAIAVILFGSVFGFYLFKQKMIAEFMANRPVPEMPVEVATANAEDWQPAIESIGFIEPYQGVNLSSSVAGLVSKIHFSSGDTVKAGELLVSLEADVEKANLASAKAKLPAVKRQMERNKTLLDRGSVSQTQFDDSEANYLALVSDIEALKATIERRDIRAPFNGVMGIRQINLGQYLQAGDDIARLENLDHMLLRFIVPQKDISLINVGTEIELNSDAYPAQWFKGTITTIEPTVDPQSGVIQVQATIPNAEGLLRSGMYASVRIWQAVKPNQIVVPQQAISFSLYGESIYVLENDTAEDGSETLVAKQRSITVGERRGDVAVIDKGVNAGEQVVVSGQVRLRNGAVVRIVEDDFVQRDQNLPKD is encoded by the coding sequence ATGAAAAAATGGATGGCAATCATGCTAGCCATAGCAGTGATTCTGTTTGGTAGTGTGTTTGGTTTTTACCTGTTCAAGCAAAAGATGATTGCCGAATTTATGGCTAATCGACCGGTGCCAGAAATGCCAGTAGAAGTCGCTACAGCAAATGCAGAAGACTGGCAGCCAGCGATTGAGTCAATTGGATTTATTGAACCTTACCAGGGCGTGAACCTTAGTAGCTCGGTAGCCGGTTTGGTAAGCAAAATTCACTTTTCATCGGGCGATACAGTAAAAGCGGGTGAGCTATTAGTTAGTCTTGAGGCTGATGTTGAAAAAGCCAACCTTGCCAGCGCTAAGGCTAAGCTTCCGGCGGTTAAACGCCAAATGGAGCGTAACAAAACCTTGCTTGATCGTGGCTCGGTATCACAAACCCAATTTGATGATTCAGAAGCCAACTACTTAGCCTTAGTGAGTGATATTGAAGCACTTAAAGCCACCATTGAGCGCCGAGATATTCGTGCACCATTCAACGGTGTAATGGGTATTCGCCAAATCAACCTAGGCCAGTATTTACAAGCCGGTGACGACATTGCCCGTTTAGAGAATCTAGACCATATGTTGTTGCGCTTTATTGTGCCGCAAAAAGACATATCGCTAATCAATGTGGGTACCGAAATTGAGCTTAACTCTGACGCTTACCCTGCTCAGTGGTTTAAAGGCACAATTACTACCATTGAACCTACGGTTGACCCGCAAAGTGGTGTGATTCAAGTTCAGGCTACCATTCCTAACGCAGAAGGGCTTTTACGTTCTGGCATGTATGCCAGTGTACGTATTTGGCAAGCGGTTAAGCCTAATCAAATTGTGGTGCCGCAGCAGGCTATTTCGTTCTCTCTATACGGTGAATCTATCTACGTATTAGAAAATGACACCGCCGAAGATGGTAGTGAAACCTTAGTGGCTAAGCAGCGCTCGATTACTGTTGGCGAACGTCGTGGAGACGTAGCGGTGATAGATAAAGGCGTAAACGCGGGTGAGCAAGTAGTCGTCTCTGGTCAAGTGCGCTTACGTAATGGGGCGGTGGTGCGTATTGTGGAAGATGACTTCGTGCAACGCGACCAAAACTTGCCAAAAGATTAG
- a CDS encoding acyltransferase, whose amino-acid sequence MANNQAARPSLFYIECLRFIAAIAVVGIHVLGPYRDMVPELAWHEWLPAISLNAISRWAVPIFIMISGALLMSDQRPFNAAHYLPRRLAKVLLPFLAWTVIYAFVGGYEEGAWSWDVTASLLEHSPNEQTWYHLWFFYDFIPLYFVIPLLAPLLYKMEKQRVLLLLAAWLMLTLMHWLKVETPLRQNIILYSGYLVMGWYLFNNDQQAHLKFWLATGSAMLAFNVFGSAFYIWLQGEYSSVFMGYKSLNTAVIAMSLFVLIKAYAERVPEGFRPLIKTISKYSFGIYLVHPLFLIPVRNPDYGIYQWFGHSSIALVVISAVALGLAFVLSWLLTRSSLTRWLVP is encoded by the coding sequence ATGGCAAATAATCAAGCGGCTCGGCCTTCGCTATTCTATATAGAGTGTCTACGCTTTATCGCTGCTATAGCAGTAGTGGGTATTCACGTGCTTGGCCCATATCGCGATATGGTGCCCGAACTGGCCTGGCACGAGTGGCTTCCGGCTATTTCTCTTAATGCCATTAGCCGCTGGGCGGTGCCTATTTTTATCATGATTAGCGGTGCTTTGTTGATGTCGGATCAGCGGCCTTTTAATGCGGCGCATTATTTACCGCGGCGATTAGCTAAGGTTTTGTTGCCCTTCTTAGCTTGGACGGTAATTTATGCCTTTGTTGGTGGTTATGAAGAGGGGGCTTGGTCTTGGGATGTAACCGCAAGCTTGTTAGAGCATTCGCCCAATGAACAAACTTGGTATCATCTGTGGTTTTTCTATGACTTTATTCCACTCTACTTTGTGATCCCACTACTGGCGCCATTGCTATATAAAATGGAGAAACAACGGGTTTTGTTGCTGCTAGCCGCTTGGTTAATGCTGACTTTAATGCATTGGCTTAAGGTAGAAACTCCGCTACGTCAAAACATCATTTTATATAGTGGCTATTTGGTGATGGGTTGGTATCTATTTAATAACGACCAACAGGCCCATCTTAAATTTTGGCTGGCTACAGGCAGTGCTATGCTGGCGTTTAATGTATTTGGTAGTGCTTTTTATATCTGGTTACAGGGCGAATACAGCAGTGTATTTATGGGGTATAAAAGCTTAAATACCGCCGTGATTGCCATGAGCCTGTTTGTATTAATAAAAGCTTACGCTGAGCGAGTGCCCGAAGGTTTTAGGCCATTAATTAAAACTATTTCCAAATACAGTTTTGGTATTTATTTGGTTCACCCTTTATTTTTGATACCAGTACGTAACCCAGACTACGGCATCTATCAGTGGTTTGGTCATTCAAGTATTGCTCTAGTGGTAATTAGCGCGGTGGCTTTAGGTTTAGCATTTGTGCTGAGCTGGTTACTTACTCGCTCATCACTCACTCGCTGGTTAGTGCCTTAG
- a CDS encoding methyl-accepting chemotaxis protein: MSWDKTSLRFKILSVLVASLVLLMAVAIYTAMHLRETANNFDKLTHNEVHLEEVALLSHIAFKTQIQEWKNVLLRGHDPEQNKKYWDRFQDKQKEVQQQVGKLVTELKQANYPELAKLAEEFLASHKTLGTAYAKGKAEYEAAGFDFKAGDKAVKGIDRAPSKSMSQLSDQLKAITAQQVELNTARAHQVSQISFIIIGISGLLVIFVSFLFMERQCIKPINSLVEDIDVLANGKLNVTVHLERGDELGKLANATRKLQQFLLSTVSDLSQSGEQLHNSSNMLNNMSEDLAKGTHQQRESSDLVATAIQEMSHSANEVSQNAANTADTTHNTDLTAHNGAEAMKQVITSINTQVADISHAGEVVKDLAADTNNVGAVLDVIKGIAEQTNLLALNAAIEAARAGEQGRGFAVVADEVRTLAQKTQQSTSEIQNILEKIQGGANNAVTAMEQSQSRTDEVVEQVETAESLLSEIVTSIGSINEMNLHIASAAKEQTTVAGEIASLIERIADVATQNSQQVDESNQISGQLNQLADDFNVQLKRFEY, encoded by the coding sequence ATGTCTTGGGATAAAACCAGTTTACGCTTCAAAATACTGTCGGTACTTGTTGCTTCATTGGTATTGTTAATGGCTGTAGCCATATACACAGCAATGCATCTGCGTGAAACAGCTAACAACTTTGATAAACTCACTCACAATGAAGTGCATCTCGAGGAAGTAGCCCTACTGTCCCACATCGCCTTTAAAACCCAAATTCAAGAATGGAAAAATGTCTTGCTACGCGGCCATGACCCAGAGCAAAACAAAAAATATTGGGATCGCTTCCAAGATAAGCAAAAAGAAGTTCAGCAACAAGTTGGCAAACTGGTTACAGAGCTAAAACAAGCCAACTACCCAGAACTAGCAAAACTTGCAGAAGAGTTTTTAGCCTCGCATAAAACACTCGGTACCGCTTATGCTAAAGGGAAAGCGGAGTACGAGGCAGCGGGTTTTGATTTTAAAGCCGGCGACAAAGCAGTAAAAGGCATTGATAGAGCTCCCTCTAAGTCGATGTCGCAGCTTAGCGACCAACTAAAAGCTATAACCGCCCAGCAAGTTGAACTAAATACTGCGCGCGCTCATCAAGTCAGCCAGATTAGCTTCATTATCATTGGTATTAGCGGCTTGTTGGTGATTTTTGTTAGCTTCTTATTTATGGAGCGCCAATGCATTAAGCCAATTAACTCCTTGGTAGAAGACATAGACGTACTCGCTAATGGAAAACTCAATGTTACCGTGCACTTAGAGCGCGGTGACGAGCTTGGTAAGCTAGCCAATGCCACCCGCAAGTTGCAGCAGTTTTTGCTCAGTACCGTGTCTGATTTAAGCCAATCTGGCGAGCAGCTACATAACTCATCCAATATGCTAAATAACATGTCAGAAGATTTAGCCAAAGGTACCCATCAGCAACGTGAAAGCTCTGATTTAGTGGCCACAGCCATTCAAGAGATGTCGCACTCGGCCAACGAGGTATCGCAAAATGCCGCCAATACTGCCGATACTACCCACAATACCGATTTAACCGCGCACAATGGTGCCGAAGCTATGAAACAGGTAATCACCAGTATTAATACTCAGGTAGCTGATATTAGCCACGCTGGAGAAGTGGTTAAAGATTTAGCCGCAGATACCAATAATGTGGGAGCGGTGCTCGATGTAATTAAAGGCATTGCCGAGCAAACTAACTTGCTGGCACTTAATGCGGCCATTGAGGCAGCGCGTGCCGGTGAACAAGGCCGAGGCTTTGCAGTGGTAGCCGACGAAGTAAGAACCTTGGCGCAAAAAACCCAACAAAGCACCAGCGAAATTCAAAACATCCTCGAGAAAATTCAAGGTGGTGCCAACAACGCTGTAACGGCCATGGAGCAAAGCCAAAGCCGCACCGACGAGGTGGTAGAGCAAGTAGAAACCGCCGAAAGCTTGTTATCGGAAATTGTCACCTCTATTGGCAGCATCAATGAAATGAACTTACACATTGCCTCAGCGGCAAAAGAACAAACCACCGTGGCTGGCGAGATTGCTTCACTGATCGAGCGCATCGCCGATGTCGCCACGCAAAACTCTCAACAAGTGGATGAATCAAACCAAATTAGTGGCCAGCTTAACCAATTAGCTGATGACTTCAATGTGCAGCTTAAGCGCTTTGAGTATTAA
- a CDS encoding sensor domain-containing diguanylate cyclase, whose product MLLCAFWLTSWLSYQVAHTSLRDQIESNHLPLTSDTVYSEIQRDLLQPIFTSSLMAQDTFVRDWAISGENNAQPIIRYLDNIQQRYQTITSFFVSSHSGRYYHPSGIIKTISKDDPDDAWFYRVSQLPPSQEYEINIDYDTADNSRTTVFVNYKVFDFEEKLIGVTGVGLNVEFVKELIQLYQTRYQRSVYFIDALGNVTLSGTNYQGPRNISLRKGLASQAASVLSGAKNSYRFSEDGQQHYLNARYIPEFNWYLIVEQQDVPAIQDLKHTLWVNLSISLLVTVSMLIVANFTLGRYQRRLETLASTDKLTGIYNRQTFEGRLEQVIDIQHRANSPCSIIIFDIDNFKQVNDKYGHLVGDKALKKVAEITRQFIRQSDILCRWGGEEFIVLLPNCDALAALEVAEKIRLGVNQSEFEIEGNLITMSISCGIAQIKTHEILASLLVDRADKAMYRAKQNGRNRSVIAE is encoded by the coding sequence ATGCTGTTGTGTGCCTTTTGGCTCACCTCTTGGTTGAGCTACCAAGTTGCGCATACCTCGCTAAGAGACCAAATAGAATCTAATCACCTGCCTTTAACCAGCGATACCGTTTATTCGGAAATTCAACGAGACTTACTACAACCTATCTTTACCTCATCCTTAATGGCGCAAGATACCTTTGTACGTGATTGGGCAATTTCCGGTGAAAACAACGCTCAGCCAATTATTCGTTATCTCGACAATATTCAGCAGCGCTACCAAACCATTACTAGCTTTTTTGTATCCAGCCACAGCGGCCGTTACTACCACCCGTCGGGCATTATCAAAACCATTTCTAAAGACGACCCAGACGATGCCTGGTTTTATCGAGTAAGCCAATTACCGCCCTCTCAAGAGTACGAAATAAACATCGACTACGATACCGCTGATAACAGCAGAACCACGGTATTTGTGAATTACAAAGTATTTGATTTTGAAGAGAAGCTGATTGGGGTAACCGGAGTTGGGCTAAACGTAGAATTTGTAAAAGAACTCATTCAGCTCTACCAAACTCGCTATCAGCGCAGTGTTTACTTTATTGATGCCTTAGGCAATGTCACCTTAAGTGGCACCAACTACCAAGGACCGCGTAACATTAGCTTGCGCAAGGGCTTGGCTTCTCAAGCAGCCTCAGTTCTTAGCGGGGCGAAAAATAGCTACCGTTTTAGCGAAGATGGCCAACAACACTATCTAAATGCTCGCTATATTCCAGAGTTTAACTGGTACTTGATTGTTGAACAGCAAGACGTACCGGCGATTCAAGATCTCAAACATACCTTGTGGGTAAACCTTAGCATTAGCTTGTTGGTTACCGTTAGTATGCTAATAGTGGCTAACTTTACCCTAGGCCGCTATCAACGCCGCTTAGAAACACTGGCGTCTACCGACAAACTAACCGGTATTTATAATCGACAAACCTTTGAAGGCCGTTTAGAACAGGTAATTGATATACAACACCGGGCCAATAGCCCCTGCTCCATCATCATTTTCGACATCGACAACTTTAAGCAGGTTAACGATAAATATGGTCACTTGGTGGGCGATAAAGCCTTAAAGAAAGTGGCCGAAATAACCCGTCAATTTATTCGCCAGTCGGACATTTTGTGCCGTTGGGGCGGCGAAGAGTTCATTGTGTTGCTACCCAACTGCGATGCCTTAGCCGCCCTAGAAGTGGCAGAAAAAATTCGTTTAGGCGTAAATCAAAGCGAATTCGAGATTGAAGGCAACTTGATCACTATGAGCATTAGCTGCGGCATCGCTCAAATTAAAACCCACGAAATACTCGCCAGCCTATTGGTTGATCGCGCCGATAAGGCCATGTATCGCGCCAAGCAAAATGGTAGAAATAGAAGTGTTATAGCAGAATAA
- a CDS encoding efflux RND transporter permease subunit, which yields MRFTDIFIRRPILALSLSLLLLIIGIQSVFKLQIREYPELTNTVITVSTAYYGAPAEVIQGFITQPLQQSIAEADNLDFLESNSSMGSSTITAYMKTGADPDAALSEIMAKVNAVRARLPSEALDPNISRSTGSSTSIMYIAFSSDELKAAQIVDYVNRNVQPQMVTVSGVAKANVYGPQLSMRVWLDPVKLANHKLTAAEVVNALQNNNFRSAPGQAKSRFFLYNVEADTDLKTRAEFEQLIVARSESGIVRLNDVAELELDAARETVRAKADAQTAVVVAIDPTPTANPLTVAKLITEMLPDLEANLPDSMGMQVLYDSTEYIESSINEVLTTIVEATIIVVVVIFLFMGNLRAVLIPVIAIPLSLIGVCLAMQALGFSLNLLTLLAMVLAIGLVVDDAIVVVENVDRHIRQGMKPFDAAIVGTREIALPVISMTITLAAVYSPIAMVEGLTGVLFAEFALTLAGAVVVSGFVALTLSPVMCSVLLKHNPNPGRFEVGVHKFLDSLDSGYDKLVGGVLKYRPVVVIFAIIVMGSLYPLLKIIPTELAPAEDKGAAMIMANGPAGANIDYMDQYTTEVGRRGMGLDDIASAFTLAGIPSATQGLGFLNTTLWEDRTMSQDELVKAIQAETADIAGVSVASFPLPVLPGASGGFPVQFVLQGTGDYRTLVSLAQELQQAAMQSGYFVFTDLDTKFQTATLDIKVNRDKAGAYGVKMADIASTLGTLMGDGYINHINYDGRSYEVIPQVKREDRLSPEAIGQFYVKTVDGSPVPLVNLIEWDLTGQPSSLLQMNQTNSVTLNGALMPGQTMGDALKFLEQKSAEILPKGYGFEYKGESRQFVQEGSALYATFGLALAIIFLVLAAQFESIRDPIVIMVSVPLAICGALLMMGWGLASLNIYTQIGMITLVGLITKHGILMCEVAKERQILKGEDKITAIRHAARIRLRAILMTTISMVAGLVPLLLAVGPGAAARFDIGMVICAGLSIGTVFTLFVLPVIYSYLGANHKPVPSVDHLVGDTVAD from the coding sequence ATGAGATTTACCGATATTTTTATTCGGCGACCGATATTAGCGCTGTCTTTAAGTTTGCTGTTACTGATTATTGGTATTCAATCAGTCTTTAAGCTGCAAATTCGCGAGTATCCAGAGCTAACCAATACGGTTATTACCGTGAGCACCGCTTATTACGGCGCGCCTGCGGAAGTTATTCAGGGTTTTATTACCCAGCCACTGCAGCAGTCGATTGCTGAGGCGGATAACCTCGATTTCTTAGAATCTAATTCTTCCATGGGTAGCAGTACCATTACTGCTTACATGAAAACTGGAGCAGACCCAGATGCCGCTTTGTCGGAGATTATGGCTAAGGTTAATGCGGTACGTGCCCGTTTGCCTAGTGAAGCCTTAGATCCCAACATCTCGCGTTCTACCGGTTCTAGCACCTCCATTATGTACATCGCCTTTAGTAGTGATGAGCTAAAAGCGGCGCAAATTGTGGATTACGTAAATCGTAATGTGCAGCCGCAAATGGTAACAGTAAGTGGTGTGGCTAAGGCCAATGTGTATGGGCCGCAGTTGTCTATGCGAGTGTGGCTAGACCCAGTAAAACTAGCTAACCATAAGCTCACCGCCGCAGAAGTGGTTAATGCACTGCAAAACAACAACTTTCGTTCAGCACCCGGTCAGGCGAAGAGCCGCTTCTTTCTTTACAACGTAGAAGCCGATACTGATCTTAAAACCCGTGCCGAGTTTGAACAGTTGATTGTGGCGCGCAGCGAAAGCGGTATTGTTCGCTTAAACGATGTGGCTGAGCTAGAGCTGGATGCGGCGCGTGAAACCGTGCGAGCTAAGGCCGATGCGCAAACGGCAGTTGTAGTAGCGATTGATCCAACTCCAACAGCTAACCCGTTAACCGTTGCCAAGTTAATTACCGAAATGTTACCTGACTTGGAAGCCAACCTTCCCGATAGCATGGGCATGCAGGTACTTTATGATTCAACGGAATACATTGAATCGTCGATTAATGAAGTTCTGACCACCATCGTCGAGGCAACCATTATTGTGGTGGTAGTTATCTTCTTGTTCATGGGTAACTTGCGAGCAGTTTTAATTCCGGTTATTGCGATTCCTCTATCATTGATTGGTGTGTGTTTAGCCATGCAAGCTTTGGGCTTCTCGTTAAACTTACTCACCTTGCTAGCGATGGTACTGGCCATTGGCTTGGTGGTAGATGACGCCATTGTGGTGGTGGAGAACGTGGACCGGCATATTCGCCAAGGTATGAAGCCCTTTGATGCTGCCATTGTGGGAACCCGAGAAATTGCCTTACCGGTGATTTCAATGACCATTACCTTAGCGGCGGTATACTCGCCAATTGCCATGGTAGAAGGCTTAACCGGCGTATTGTTTGCTGAGTTTGCTCTTACCTTAGCGGGCGCGGTAGTTGTATCGGGTTTTGTCGCCTTAACCTTGTCTCCGGTGATGTGTTCGGTATTGCTGAAACACAATCCAAATCCGGGTCGCTTTGAAGTAGGCGTTCACAAGTTTTTAGATAGCTTAGACAGCGGCTACGACAAACTTGTTGGTGGAGTATTAAAGTACCGCCCAGTGGTGGTGATTTTCGCCATTATAGTGATGGGCTCTTTGTACCCACTGCTGAAGATTATTCCTACAGAACTTGCACCTGCAGAAGATAAAGGTGCGGCGATGATTATGGCCAATGGTCCGGCCGGGGCAAACATTGATTACATGGATCAATACACCACCGAAGTTGGCCGACGAGGCATGGGCTTAGATGATATTGCCAGTGCCTTTACTTTAGCGGGTATACCTAGCGCGACTCAAGGTTTAGGCTTTTTGAACACCACCCTGTGGGAAGACCGCACCATGAGTCAAGATGAGCTGGTGAAAGCGATTCAAGCCGAAACCGCCGACATTGCCGGTGTATCCGTTGCGTCGTTCCCATTGCCGGTTCTACCGGGTGCCAGTGGCGGCTTCCCAGTGCAGTTTGTATTGCAAGGTACTGGTGATTACCGCACTTTGGTGAGTCTAGCCCAGGAGCTACAACAAGCGGCGATGCAAAGTGGTTACTTTGTATTTACCGACTTAGATACCAAGTTCCAAACGGCCACCTTAGACATAAAGGTTAACCGCGATAAAGCCGGTGCTTATGGGGTGAAAATGGCCGATATTGCCAGCACCTTGGGCACTTTAATGGGCGATGGTTACATTAATCACATTAACTACGACGGTCGCTCTTACGAGGTGATCCCTCAGGTTAAGCGTGAAGACCGTTTAAGCCCTGAGGCCATTGGTCAGTTCTACGTGAAAACCGTGGATGGTAGCCCAGTACCTTTGGTTAACTTAATCGAATGGGATTTAACCGGTCAACCAAGCTCTTTATTGCAAATGAACCAAACCAACTCGGTAACCCTAAACGGCGCTTTAATGCCAGGTCAGACCATGGGCGATGCGCTTAAGTTCTTAGAGCAAAAGTCAGCTGAGATTTTACCTAAGGGTTACGGTTTTGAGTACAAAGGCGAGTCTCGCCAGTTTGTGCAAGAAGGCTCGGCCTTGTATGCCACCTTTGGCTTAGCACTAGCGATTATCTTCTTGGTATTGGCAGCGCAGTTCGAAAGTATTCGCGACCCAATTGTGATTATGGTGTCGGTACCGTTAGCGATTTGTGGCGCACTGTTGATGATGGGCTGGGGCTTAGCATCGCTAAACATCTATACCCAGATTGGTATGATTACCTTAGTGGGTTTGATTACCAAACACGGTATTTTGATGTGTGAAGTAGCTAAAGAGCGTCAAATCTTAAAAGGCGAAGATAAAATCACTGCAATTCGCCATGCGGCGCGTATTCGTTTACGGGCAATCTTGATGACAACCATTTCTATGGTAGCTGGCTTGGTGCCATTGCTATTAGCGGTTGGTCCGGGTGCGGCAGCGCGCTTCGACATTGGTATGGTGATTTGTGCTGGTTTATCTATTGGTACGGTATTTACATTGTTTGTATTGCCAGTGATTTACTCCTACTTGGGAGCCAATCACAAACCAGTGCCAAGTGTTGACCACTTAGTGGGCGACACCGTCGCTGATTAA
- a CDS encoding DUF4136 domain-containing protein encodes MFRIFAIACLSFIAAACTVKPALDYNVDQDFSQFKDFAFVPMPEDAVATIDGQRIERELSSQLQAKGIPAVAVEEADMLVDYRVDVATELESYGGSFSVGVGRKHGAIGVSSPDRYKERKYGKLVVEFFDPATNALVWRSISQSQLRETMGPESRAEFINKQITLMLENYPPKAN; translated from the coding sequence ATGTTTCGAATTTTTGCGATTGCGTGTTTGTCCTTTATTGCCGCCGCATGCACGGTAAAACCGGCGCTAGATTATAATGTTGACCAGGACTTCTCCCAGTTCAAAGACTTTGCCTTTGTACCAATGCCAGAGGATGCAGTGGCAACTATTGATGGCCAACGCATTGAGCGTGAGTTAAGCAGCCAACTACAAGCTAAAGGCATACCTGCGGTAGCGGTTGAAGAGGCCGATATGTTGGTTGACTACCGAGTTGATGTAGCGACTGAGTTAGAATCTTACGGCGGTTCATTCTCAGTGGGTGTAGGCCGCAAACACGGGGCAATTGGTGTGAGCTCACCAGATCGTTATAAAGAACGTAAATATGGCAAACTGGTTGTAGAGTTTTTTGATCCAGCAACTAATGCCTTGGTATGGCGCTCCATTTCGCAAAGCCAACTACGTGAAACTATGGGACCAGAAAGTCGCGCCGAATTCATTAATAAACAAATCACTTTAATGTTAGAAAACTACCCACCAAAAGCTAACTAA